A genomic window from Pecten maximus chromosome 2, xPecMax1.1, whole genome shotgun sequence includes:
- the LOC117322380 gene encoding uncharacterized protein LOC117322380 — MDSIHEQRTRNLTPGGETLFLSRVEDFCKSLSKQGERINGLISQTMTSMEEGLIDELAKSRTVYLDISNQFIDFLHRTRTMDSARELSAHGLIRESFLSKIDLALEATQKYVPPKIEHEESKSPNAGHKTPCHSSKASSCSSQSSRSHKSSASYILTKQRLKHERAKVQLEFMKKEAQVLKQQAEVDVSLKLLRSERNLKEAEAELDAVHDLIEEENGSVDYDIRSTKKERTAAFVNSAIDHVGREVMQPSPTPGVLQQPSLSPGMLQQPSLSPGMLQQPSPAPGMLQQPSPAPGMLQQPSLAPGMLQQPSLSPGMLQQPSLLPGMLQQPSPAPGMLQQPSLSPGMLQQPSPAPGMLQQPSLSPGMLQQPSPAPCMLQQPSLLPGMLQQPSSSPGMLQPTNSPACGMLRPEATEFQPTCRDTNELTKFLMKRDLLLSRFTQFSDEPQRYTLWKSSFKNLIRELEVTATEELDLLVRWLGPESTQQALSLRAAHTHDERLAIIRIWERLDSRYGAPELVIHSFKKRLEVLPKLTYKDNVKMYELSDLLIEMQALKENVMYATSLAYLDSSAGINPIVAKLPAFIQRKWTDTAFRYKKDQGVLYPPFNIFTGFMKGMTERLNDPGLQFDPQQSTQVKAQVNSVGKRTGNRMMLSAKKTDVEKPVPPAHICPIHGGSARHSLKDCRLFLAKTVLERKEVLKKNGYCFKCCEDKHLAKTCKVAVKCDICGGSRHPTVLHEQFISEKSPPVHGGECSPSSPPGREPNYLQASSSCTQVCKDSRGFSKSCAKTILVKVYPKGEPDKSIRLYAIIDDQSNMSLARTAFFDSFGENSQYTEYTMASCSGLNSSSGRKAQGYVVESMDGDFALDLPVLLECDNIPNNRNEIPTPEAAHFHSHLRDISQHLRPLDRNADILMLIGRDMPAAHHIMDQRIGPSDGPYAQRLKLGWVVVGEVCLGKVHQTSYITANKVHTLANGRPSLLEPCPNCFDFKEDIPKTDNFPLFVKNPHDDKPGLSLEDKEFLHVMDTGFRKNDHGQWEAPLPLKTDRPRLPDNRAQSLRRARTLDTSLRRDSQKCSHMMEFMSKVLDKGHAEVASDLDDEEERWYLPLFGIYHPKKPDKIRCVFDSSAKENGLSLNSVLMTGPDLTNSLLGVLLRFRKDPIAIMADVEQMFYCFKVVQEHRNFLRFFWYADNSIAKPLIEYRMTAHVFGNSPSPAVATYGLRKAAENSDEDIRNFVTQNFYVDDGLASAPNVTTAVSLIKRTQRCLQENGGIRLHKVASNSREVLETFDREDLAGDIRDLDLSTDCPPVQRSLGLLWNLASDSFIFSAGVTEKAYTKRGLLSTINGIYDPIGFAAPVILRGRLLFRDLVKLSSEWDEPLPEERRREWESWYSSLGQLRTCSIPRQYVIGTVYEDLEKEVHIFSDASKDAVAAVAYLRTKDTNNQIGTSFIFGKAKVAPQHGHTIPRLELCAAVLATDLGRTINDQLDIPAENMHFYSDSMVVLGYLHNRVRRFYVYVGNRVDRILGFTKASQWSHVSSEKNPADEGTRCVNACDLQESMWLQGSSVLREDTDLETPGYPLVQPGKDVEVRQEVKVLKTSCAAPQGIGAERVKRFSTWNSLVRGIANLKSLAIASKNRSTTHTRRVTTDLLEKSRIFILQDVKQQVYSEELQCLRESKTLPSKSSISALTPILDQDGILRVGGRLNRSNYPLEDRNPIIVPGKHHVARLIIEHFHSVVRHQGRHLTEGAVRSAGYWVTGAKRLISSILHACVTCCRLRRKPSHQQMADLPPDRLEPCAPFTYVGVDVFGPWNITTRRTRGSVSQSKRWAVLFTCLVSRAAHIEVIEEMSSSSFINALRRFISIRGPVREFRSDNGTNFVGCTQDMGFQTISVDEPKLANFLLENSTVWRFNPPHASHMGGVWERMIGTARRILDSMLLDMKGRTLTHEILTTLMAEVTAIMNSRPITPVSTDPQDPSVLSPSALLTQKTSNSSVSCEHLSQKDLYRHQWKCVQVLAEEFWKKWRREYLVNLQSRNKWQQQQRNLKEGDIVLMRDRSVARMEWPLGIINRVFKSDDELVRKVEIRIVRDNKISYFVRPVTEVVFLTSSD, encoded by the coding sequence ATGGATTCAATACATGAACAACGCACCAGAAACCTGACACCAGGAGGAGAAACACTTTTCCTAAGCAGGGTAGAAGACTTCTGCAAAAGTTTGTCAAAACAAGGAGAGAGGATTAACGGATTAATCAGTCAGACCATGACCAGTATGGAAGAAGGTTTAATAGATGAGCTAGCTAAGAGCAGGACAGTCTATTTGGATATTTCGAATCAATTCATTGATTTCCTCCATAGGACACGTACCATGGACAGTGCTAGGGAACTTTCTGCTCATGGCCTTATTCGTGAAAGTTTTCTGTCAAAGATTGATTTAGCTTTAGAGGCCACTCAGAAGTATGTACCACCTAAAATAGAACACGAGGAATCAAAATCACCTAATGCTGGACACAAGACACCTTGCCATTCGTCGAAAGCTTCATCATGTTCATCTCAGTCGAGTCGCTCGCACAAGTCGTCTGCAAGTTACATATTAACGAAACAAAGATTGAAACATGAAAGGGCAAAGGTTCAACTAGAATTTATGAAGAAAGAGGCTCAAGTTCTGAAACAACAAGCAGAGGTTGATGTGAGTCTGAAATTGCTGCGGTCAGAAAGAAACTTGAAAGAGGCGGAGGCTGAGCTTGATGCAGTACATGATCTTATTGAGGAAGAGAATGGATCTGTTGATTATGATATAAGGTCGACTAAAAAAGAAAGAACAGCTGCATTTGTGAATAGTGCAATTGATCATGTTGGTCGCGAGGTAATGCAACCAAGTCCTACACCTGGTGTGCTTCAACAACCAAGTCTGTCGCCTGGTATGCTTCAACAACCAAGTCTGTCGCCTGGTATGCTTCAACAACCAAGTCCTGCACCTGGTATGCTTCAACAACCAAGTCCTGCACCTGGTATGCTTCAACAACCAAGTTTGGCGCCTGGTATGCTTCAACAACCAAGTCTGTCACCTGGTATGCTTCAACAACCAAGTTTGTTGCCTGGTATGCTTCAACAACCAAGTCCTGCACCTGGTATGCTTCAACAACCAAGTCTGTCGCCTGGTATGCTTCAACAACCAAGTCCTGCACCTGGTATGCTTCAACAACCGAGTTTGTCGCCTGGTATGCTTCAACAACCAAGTCCTGCACCTTGTATGCTTCAACAACCAAGTCTGTTGCCTGGTATGCTTCAACAACCAAGTTCGTCACCTGGTATGCTTCAGCCAACAAATTCACCTGCATGTGGCATGCTTCGTCCAGAGGCCACCGAATTCCAACCAACATGCAGAGATACCAATGAACTCACAAAGTTTCTAATGAAAAGAGATTTATTATTGTCTAGATTCACACAGTTTTCGGACGAACCACAACGTTACACATTGTGGAAAAGTAGTTTTAAGAATCTCATTAGGGAGCTTGAAGTCACTGCTACAGAAGAACTTGATCTTCTTGTCAGATGGTTAGGACCCGAGTCCACCCAACAAGCTTTGAGCCTCAGGGCTGCACACACTCATGATGAAAGATTAGCAATCATAAGGATTTGGGAGAGACTTGACAGTCGTTACGGCGCTCCAGAACTTGTTATACATTCCTTCAAGAAAAGGCTTGAGGTATTACCCAAATTAACATACAAAGATAATGTAAAGATGTATGAACTGTCAGACCTACTCATTGAGATGCAAGCCTTAAAGGAGAATGTCATGTACGCCACTTCCCTGGCCTACCTAGATTCTTCAGCTGGAATCAACCCCATAGTGGCCAAACTTCCAGCATTCATACAAAGGAAATGGACGGATACAGCGTTTAGATACAAGAAAGACCAAGGCGTCCTTTATCCACCATTCAACATTTTCACTGGCTTCATGAAGGGTATGACAGAACGATTGAACGATCCAGGTCTGCAGTTTGACCCTCAACAATCGACACAGGTCAAAGCCCAGGTTAACAGTGTTGGTAAACGGACCGGAAATAGAATGATGCTGTCTGCTAAGAAGACTGATGTAGAGAAACCAGTCCCTCCAGCTCATATTTGTCCTATTCATGGTGGAAGTGCCCGTCATAGCTTGAAAGACTGTCGCTTATTCCTAGCCAAGACTGTGCTGGAAAGGAAAGAAGTGCTTAAAAAGAACGGTTATTGCTTTAAATGCTGTGAGGACAAACACCTAGCGAAAACCTGTAAAGTAGCTGTGAAGTGTGATATTTGTGGTGGTAGTCGTCACCCTACAGTACTCCATGAACAATTTATCTCGGAGAAGTCCCCACCAGTCCATGGAGGGGAGTGTAGTCCTTCATCACCTCCCGGAAGAGAACCAAACTATCTTCAAGCTAGTAGCAGTTGCACACAAGTGTGTAAGGACTCCAGGGGATTCAGCAAATCATGTGCTAAAACAATTTTGGTCAAAGTCTATCCTAAAGGAGAGCCAGACAAATCCATCCGTCTCTACGCCATAATAGACGATCAAAGCAACATGTCGTTAGCCAGAACAGCCTTTTTCGACAGCTTTGGAGAAAATAGCCAATATACAGAATATACCATGGCTTCTTGTTCTGGACTTAATTCCTCCTCTGGAAGGAAGGCGCAAGGATACGTTGTGGAGTCAATGGATGGAGATTTTGCTCTTGATCTACCAGTCTTACTGGAATGTGACAATATCCCAAATAACCGTAATGAAATACCTACCCCTGAGGCGGCTCACTTCCATTCTCATCTGCGGGACATCTCTCAACACCTTCGACCTCTCGATAGGAACGCAGATATTCTGATGTTGATAGGTCGTGACATGCCTGCAGCACACCACATCATGGATCAGAGGATAGGGCCCTCAGATGGACCATATGCGCAGCGCCTCAAGCTCGGATGGGTAGTTGTTGGTGAGGTGTGTCTTGGTAAAGTTCACCAGACATCCTACATCACTGCAAATAAGGTACACACCCTTGCCAATGGTCGTCCTTCATTATTGGAACCTTGTCCCAATTGCTTCGACTTCAAAGAAGACATTCCTAAGACAGATAACTTCCCCCTGTTTGTAAAGAATCCCCATGATGATAAACCTGGTCTTTCCTTGGAGGACAAAGAGTTTTTGCATGTGATGGACACTGGCTTCAGGAAAAATGATCATGGTCAGTGGGAAGCTCCTCTTCCATTAAAAACGGATCGTCCGCGACTGCCTGACAACAGGGCTCAGAGTCTACGAAGGGCAAGGACCTTGGATACAAGTCTCCGAAGAGACTCTCAGAAATGTTCCCATATGATGGAGTTCATGTCTAAAGTGTTGGATAAGGGACACGCAGAAGTTGCTTCTGATCTTGACGATGAAGAAGAGCGTTGGTATTTGCCTCTCTTTGGAATTTACCATCCTAAAAAGCCAGATAAAATTCGTTGTGTTTTTGACTCTTCGGCTAAGGAAAATGGCCTGTCGCTAAACAGCGTGCTCATGACAGGTCCAGATCTTACTAACAGCCTTCTGGGTGTTTTACTCAGGTTTCGGAAAGACCCTATTGCTATCATGGCGGATGTAGAACAAATGTTCTACTGCTTCAAAGTAGTCCAGGAACACCGCAATTTTCTGAGATTCTTCTGGTACGCAGACAACTCTATTGCCAAGCCGTTGATCGAGTATCGAATGACTGCTCATGTCTTCGGGAATTCGCCGTCTCCAGCAGTTGCAACCTATGGTCTTAGAAAGGCAGCAGAGAATTCTGACGAGGACATTCGGAATTTTGTTACACAGAATTTTTATGTAGATGACGGACTAGCTTCCGCACCGAATGTGACTACCGCTGTATCACTCATTAAGAGAACCCAAAGGTGTCTACAGGAAAACGGTGGAATAAGACTTCACAAAGTTGCATCCAATTCAAGAGAGGTACTTGAAACCTTTGATCGTGAGGACTTGGCAGGAGATATCAGAGATCTCGATCTTTCAACAGACTGCCCACCAGTCCAGCGCAGTCTGGGATTACTTTGGAATCTGGCCTCAGATTCATTTATCTTTAGTGCAGGAGTAACTGAAAAGGCTTACACCAAACGAGGTCTTTTATCAACCATCAACGGTATCTATGACCCAATCGGATTTGCAGCTCCTGTTATTCTGCGGGGTAGGTTGCTCTTCAGAGATCTCGTTAAGTTGTCTTCTGAGTGGGATGAACCTCTGCCAGAGGAACGACGTCGGGAGTGGGAATCTTGGTACAGTTCCCTTGGACAGCTCCGCACTTGTTCTATCCCTCGACAGTATGTAATTGGTACAGTATACGAGGATTTAGAAAAGGAAGTACACATCTTCTCCGACGCCTCAAAGGACGCTGTCGCAGCTGTAGCTTACCTTCGGACCAAAGACACTAATAATCAGATCGGTACAAGCTTTATCTTTGGAAAAGCGAAAGTCGCACCACAGCATGGACATACGATTCCGCGCTTAGAGCTCTGCGCTGCTGTCTTGGCCACCGATCTTGGTCGCACCATAAATGACCAACTGGACATTCCCGCGGAAAACATGCACTTTTACTCTGACAGTATGGTCGTGTTGGGATATTTACATAATCGTGTACGAAGATTTTACGTCTATGTCGGCAACCGTGTGGACAGGATACTTGGCTTTACAAAAGCTTCCCAGTGGAGTCACGTTTCTTCTGAAAAGAATCCTGCAGATGAAGGAACTAGATGTGTAAATGCATGCGATCTACAAGAAAGTATGTGGCTGCAGGGATCAAGTGTTCTAAGGGAGGATACAGATCTTGAGACTCCAGGTTATCCTCTTGTTCAACCAGGCAAGGACGTTGAGGTGAGACAAGAAGTCAAAGTCCTCAAAACTTCCTGTGCAGCACCACAGGGTATAGGAGCTGAGCGAGTCAAACGTTTCTCTACGTGGAACTCATTGGTAAGAGGCATTGCTAACCTCAAGTCCCTTGCAATTGCTAGTAAAAATCGATCAACTACACATACCCGAAGAGTCACCACAGATCTTCTTGAGAAATCCCGGATCTTTATACTCCAGGATGTTAAACAGCAAGTCTACTCTGAAGAACTACAATGTTTGAGGGAATCAAAAACTTTGCCTAGTAAGAGCAGCATCTCTGCTCTGACGCCAATCTTGGATCAAGATGGGATTCTTCGCGTTGGTGGTCGGCTCAACCGCTCAAACTACCCGCTGGAGGATCGGAATCCTATCATAGTGCCTGGAAAGCATCATGTGGCTAGGCTCATTATCGAACATTTTCATTCAGTGGTGCGTCATCAGGGAAGGCATCTGACAGAAGGTGCTGTGCGATCTGCCGGATATTGGGTGACCGGTGCCAAGCGCCTAATTTCTTCTATTCTCCATGCTTGTGTTACGTGCTGTCGACTTCGAAGAAAACCAAGCCACCAACAAATGGCCGATCTTCCTCCTGACAGATTAGAGCCATGCGCTCCATTCACTTATGTAGGGGTAGATGTATTTGGACCCTGGAACATCACAACCAGACGTACTCGAGGAAGCGTATCCCAATCCAAGCGCTGGGCAGTGCTTTTTACCTGTCTAGTATCTAGAGCTGCACATATAGAGGTGATTGAGGAAATGTCTTCTTCCTCTTTCATAAATGCTTTACGCCGATTCATCTCCATTCGAGGACCTGTGAGAGAGTTTCGCTCCGACAATGGAACCAACTTTGTTGGGTGCACTCAAGATATGGGATTCCAGACGATTAGTGTGGATGAACCTAAACTGGCCAATTTCCTATTGGAGAACAGTACGGTTTGGCGCTTCAATCCCCCACATGCCTCCCACATGGGTGGTGTGTGGGAGCGCATGATTGGCACCGCTCGAAGGATCTTGGATTCCATGCTACTGGATATGAAAGGTAGAACTCTGACTCACGAAATACTTACCACTCTGATGGCAGAAGTAACAGCCATCATGAATTCAAGGCCCATTACTCCTGTGTCAACCGATCCTCAAGATCCCTCCGTGCTGTCGCCGTCTGCATTGCTCACCCAAAAGACTTCAAATTCATCCGTTAGTTGTGAACATCTCAGCCAAAAGGACTTATATCGGCATCAATGGAAATGCGTGCAAGTTTTGGCAGAAGAGTTTTGGAAAAAATGGCGGAGAGAGTACCTCGTAAACTTACAGTCGCGCAACAAGTGGCAACAGCAACAGAGAAATCTCAAAGAAGGGGACATTGTGCTAATGAGAGATCGTAGTGTTGCTCGCATGGAATGGCCTCTTGGAATTATAAATCGTGTGTTCAAGAGTGACGATGAACTTGTGCGAAAAGTGGAGATTCGCATTGTACGAGACAACAAAATCTCATATTTTGTCCGCCCGGTGACCGAAGTTGTATTTCTTACCAGTTCTGATTGA